In Microbacterium pumilum, the following proteins share a genomic window:
- a CDS encoding aspartate-semialdehyde dehydrogenase translates to MTRISDSGLSVAVVGATGQVGTVMREILAERSFPIRELRLFATARSAGTAVEFGGETIIIEDVETADPAGIDIALFSAGATGSRAHAPRFAAAGATVIDNSSAWRMDPEVPLVVSEVNPHAIAEAHKGIIANPNCTTMAAMPVLKVLDAAAGLERLIVSTYQAVSGSGIAGAEELLGQVEGVLAQGDTLRLVHDGSAIDFPQPEKYIAPIAFDVIPFAGNLVDDGWNETDEEKKLRNESRKILELPGLRVAGTCVRVPVFTGHSLSINAEFAEEISPERAREILASAPGVALEEVPTPLQAAGKDPSYVGRIRADQSAPEGRGLVLFISNDNLRKGAALNAVQIAELVAARSLSLSKGVKA, encoded by the coding sequence ATGACCCGCATCTCCGATTCCGGACTCTCCGTCGCCGTCGTCGGCGCCACCGGCCAGGTGGGCACGGTGATGCGCGAGATTCTCGCGGAACGCTCGTTCCCGATCCGTGAGCTCCGCCTCTTCGCCACGGCCCGGTCAGCGGGCACCGCGGTCGAGTTCGGCGGCGAGACGATCATCATCGAGGATGTCGAGACCGCCGATCCGGCGGGTATCGACATCGCGCTCTTCTCCGCCGGCGCCACCGGCAGCCGTGCCCACGCGCCACGCTTCGCCGCGGCCGGCGCCACCGTGATCGACAACTCCAGCGCGTGGCGCATGGACCCCGAGGTTCCCCTCGTGGTGAGCGAGGTCAACCCCCACGCCATCGCCGAGGCGCACAAGGGGATCATCGCGAATCCCAACTGCACCACGATGGCCGCCATGCCGGTCCTCAAAGTGCTGGATGCCGCAGCCGGCCTCGAGCGCCTCATCGTCAGCACCTACCAGGCCGTCAGCGGATCCGGCATCGCCGGCGCCGAGGAGCTGCTCGGCCAGGTCGAGGGCGTCCTCGCTCAGGGCGACACCCTGCGTCTCGTCCACGACGGCTCGGCGATCGACTTCCCGCAGCCCGAGAAGTACATCGCGCCGATCGCGTTCGACGTCATCCCCTTCGCGGGCAATCTCGTCGACGACGGCTGGAACGAGACCGACGAAGAGAAGAAGCTCCGCAACGAGAGCCGCAAGATCCTCGAACTGCCCGGCCTCCGCGTCGCCGGGACGTGCGTGCGGGTGCCCGTCTTCACCGGCCACTCGCTGTCGATCAACGCCGAGTTCGCCGAGGAGATCTCACCCGAACGCGCACGCGAGATCCTCGCGTCGGCGCCGGGGGTCGCCCTCGAAGAGGTGCCGACGCCATTGCAGGCGGCCGGCAAGGACCCGAGCTATGTGGGCCGGATCCGCGCCGACCAGTCCGCGCCCGAGGGCAGGGGCCTCGTGCTGTTCATCAGCAACGACAACCTCCGCAAGGGTGCTGCCCTCAACGCCGTGCAGATCGCGGAGCTCGTCGCGGCGCGGTCCCTGAGCCTGTCCAAGGGCGTCAAGGCCTGA
- a CDS encoding malate:quinone oxidoreductase, whose product MPSGVVDVLLIGGGIMSATLGTLLQRLQPTWKIAVFERLHDVALESSNAWNNAGTGHAALCELNYTPEAKDGTVDPAKAISINEQFQQSRQFWTTLIEQGVLDAPSTFINSAPHMTFVQGEKDVAFLKKRYEALKEQPLFAGIEYSEDSRVINSWAPLLMQKRRKGEPFAATRVPAGTDVDFGALTRQLFASLAENGADVRTNTEVKRLKRLEDGTWRVKYRRSIGRSPGEIGARFVFVGAGGWAIKLLQRSGIPEIKGYGVFPIGGQWLKTSNPALVAQHKAKVYSQASVGAPPMSVPHLDTRVVDGETSLLFGPFATFSPKFLKNGSMLDLVAQVRPHNIGPMLKVAIDNPSLITYLVGELLKNHAKKVDSLRTFMPTAKDEDWELLNAGQRAQVMKKDADKGGVLQFGTEVVTGADGTIAGLLGASPGASTAVSIMLGLLKTCFPDRIAQWEPTLAELVPSYGETLNNDPAEARETIERTAEALALTA is encoded by the coding sequence CTGCCCAGCGGCGTCGTCGATGTGCTGCTGATCGGCGGCGGGATCATGAGCGCAACGCTCGGGACGCTCCTCCAGCGGCTTCAGCCGACCTGGAAGATCGCGGTCTTCGAACGGCTCCACGATGTCGCGCTCGAGAGTTCGAACGCGTGGAACAACGCGGGTACCGGCCACGCCGCGCTGTGCGAGCTCAACTACACCCCCGAGGCCAAGGACGGCACGGTCGACCCCGCCAAGGCCATCTCGATCAACGAGCAGTTCCAGCAGAGTCGCCAGTTCTGGACCACGCTCATCGAGCAGGGTGTCCTGGATGCACCGTCGACATTCATCAACTCCGCGCCGCACATGACCTTCGTGCAGGGCGAGAAGGATGTCGCCTTCCTCAAGAAGCGCTACGAGGCACTCAAAGAGCAGCCGCTGTTCGCCGGCATCGAGTACAGCGAAGACTCGCGCGTGATCAACTCATGGGCGCCGCTCCTCATGCAGAAGCGCCGCAAGGGCGAGCCGTTCGCGGCCACCCGTGTGCCGGCAGGGACGGACGTCGACTTCGGCGCGCTGACCCGCCAGCTGTTCGCCAGCCTGGCGGAGAACGGCGCCGACGTGCGCACCAACACCGAGGTGAAGCGCCTCAAGCGGCTCGAAGACGGAACCTGGCGCGTGAAGTACCGCCGCTCCATCGGCCGTTCGCCCGGCGAGATCGGTGCACGATTCGTCTTCGTCGGTGCCGGTGGCTGGGCGATCAAGCTGCTGCAGCGCTCAGGGATTCCTGAAATCAAGGGCTACGGTGTCTTCCCGATCGGCGGGCAGTGGTTGAAGACCTCGAATCCCGCTCTCGTTGCGCAGCACAAAGCGAAGGTCTACTCGCAGGCCTCTGTGGGAGCGCCGCCGATGTCGGTGCCCCACCTCGACACCCGCGTCGTCGACGGCGAGACTTCGCTGCTGTTCGGTCCGTTCGCGACATTCAGCCCGAAGTTCCTCAAGAACGGTTCGATGCTCGATCTCGTCGCGCAAGTTCGCCCGCACAACATCGGCCCGATGCTCAAGGTCGCGATCGACAATCCATCACTCATCACCTATCTGGTGGGTGAGCTGCTCAAGAATCACGCGAAGAAGGTCGACAGCCTACGCACATTCATGCCGACGGCCAAGGACGAGGACTGGGAGCTTCTGAACGCCGGTCAGCGGGCGCAGGTCATGAAGAAGGATGCCGACAAGGGCGGCGTGCTCCAATTCGGCACCGAGGTCGTCACCGGCGCGGACGGCACGATCGCCGGCTTGCTCGGCGCTTCGCCGGGTGCGTCCACGGCCGTCTCGATCATGCTGGGACTGCTCAAGACGTGCTTCCCCGACCGGATCGCGCAGTGGGAGCCCACGCTCGCCGAACTCGTGCCGAGCTATGGCGAGACGCTGAACAACGACCCCGCCGAGGCTCGCGAGACGATCGAACGCACGGCGGAGGCCCTCGCGCTCACGGCCTGA